A genomic window from Desulfovibrio porci includes:
- a CDS encoding ATP-dependent helicase gives MIDYAQALNEAQYAAATSGDGPVLVVAGAGSGKTRTIVYRLAWLAERGVSPSAMLLLTFTRKAAQEMLQRAGMLLGQGLSGVQGGTFHAFAYGVLRRWHPPWLGERPFTVMDAADITAAVKHCKDELRLGKGDRSFPKTQSIVGLLSKARNKELPLEEVLRHEAFHLLPHAEGLTALGEAYTAYRHEKGLLDYDDLLFELETLLRENQTAATTLRQRFSHILVDEYQDTNLVQARIVRLLAGSPDMRDGEEDGGQKAVTGNVMAVGDEAQSIYAFRGANVRNILDFPTFFPGTRIIRLEENYRSTKPVLNVANSLLSHAAESFRKTLFTRKEGGDPVRLVTPLSDMSQAKLVVRRVEELLDRHLPHEIAVLFRAGFHSYNLEMALNQAGIPFRKYGGLRYTEAAHVKDVIAYARLVLNPLDLPAFARVAGMHSGIGPKTVQKLYAAALAGDAKSTEKAFARHPGLLEDMRFVDDLRARPTSPASLFGAVLEYYRPKLESQYPEDWPRRQQGLEEIIQMAAGYTELDLFVADLALESPEEDENDGEGRITLSTVHSAKGLEWNAVLIIDLVEDRFPSRHALARPEDFEEERRLMYVACTRARQNLELYAPAAIYSRAERGSLHVNQSPFVRELAPGLTEEWVEGFGGVLSRRGGFSGNGATHGSRLLPPARTAVPAPVPAAARAEGEGAAFDDCQLWPESDAPAPDAPIPPRFAAQRPEPTPAGKSGADADRLCHCRHRIFGRGKIIKHLPPDKVQVNFPGFGLKVILTEYLLMEN, from the coding sequence ATGATTGATTACGCCCAGGCTCTGAACGAAGCCCAGTACGCGGCGGCAACCAGCGGCGACGGTCCTGTGCTGGTTGTGGCCGGCGCGGGCAGCGGCAAAACCCGCACTATCGTCTACCGTCTGGCCTGGCTGGCCGAGCGGGGCGTTTCGCCTTCGGCCATGCTGCTGCTGACCTTCACCCGCAAGGCCGCGCAGGAGATGCTCCAGCGCGCGGGCATGCTGCTGGGGCAGGGCCTTTCCGGGGTGCAGGGCGGCACCTTTCACGCTTTCGCCTACGGCGTGCTGCGCCGCTGGCACCCCCCCTGGCTGGGCGAACGACCCTTTACGGTCATGGACGCGGCGGACATCACGGCGGCGGTCAAGCACTGCAAGGACGAACTCAGGCTGGGCAAGGGCGACCGCTCCTTTCCCAAAACCCAGAGCATCGTGGGCCTGCTGAGCAAAGCCCGCAACAAGGAACTGCCCCTGGAGGAAGTGCTGCGGCACGAGGCCTTCCACCTCCTGCCCCACGCCGAAGGACTCACGGCTCTGGGCGAGGCCTACACGGCCTACCGGCACGAAAAAGGCCTGCTGGACTACGATGATCTGCTCTTTGAGCTGGAAACCCTGCTGCGCGAAAACCAGACCGCCGCCACGACGTTGCGCCAACGCTTCAGCCACATTCTGGTGGACGAGTATCAGGACACCAATCTGGTCCAGGCCCGTATCGTGCGCCTGCTGGCCGGGTCGCCCGACATGCGGGACGGGGAAGAAGACGGCGGGCAAAAGGCCGTCACGGGCAACGTCATGGCCGTGGGCGACGAGGCCCAGTCCATCTATGCCTTTCGCGGGGCCAATGTCCGCAACATTCTGGATTTTCCCACATTCTTTCCGGGCACGCGCATCATCCGTCTGGAAGAGAATTACCGCTCCACCAAGCCCGTGCTGAACGTGGCCAACAGCCTGTTGAGCCACGCGGCGGAATCCTTCCGCAAGACCCTGTTTACCCGCAAGGAAGGCGGCGATCCCGTACGTCTGGTCACGCCGCTCAGCGACATGAGCCAGGCCAAGCTGGTGGTGCGCCGCGTCGAGGAACTGCTGGACAGGCATTTGCCCCACGAGATCGCGGTGCTCTTCCGTGCGGGCTTCCATTCCTACAATCTGGAAATGGCCCTGAACCAGGCGGGCATTCCCTTCCGCAAATACGGCGGCCTGCGCTACACCGAGGCCGCGCACGTCAAGGACGTCATCGCCTACGCCCGTCTGGTGCTCAATCCGCTGGACCTGCCCGCCTTCGCGCGGGTGGCGGGCATGCACAGCGGCATCGGCCCCAAGACCGTGCAGAAGCTCTATGCCGCGGCCCTGGCCGGGGACGCCAAGAGCACGGAAAAGGCCTTCGCCCGTCATCCGGGCCTGCTGGAAGACATGCGCTTTGTGGACGACCTGCGCGCCCGGCCCACGAGCCCGGCGTCCCTGTTCGGGGCTGTGCTGGAATACTACCGGCCCAAACTGGAAAGCCAGTATCCCGAGGACTGGCCCCGCCGCCAGCAGGGTCTGGAGGAAATCATCCAGATGGCCGCCGGGTATACGGAACTGGATCTTTTTGTGGCGGATCTGGCCCTGGAATCGCCGGAAGAGGACGAAAACGACGGCGAGGGGCGCATCACCCTGTCCACCGTGCATTCGGCCAAGGGCCTGGAATGGAACGCCGTCCTGATCATTGATCTGGTGGAGGACCGCTTTCCCTCCCGCCACGCCCTGGCCCGGCCCGAGGATTTCGAGGAGGAGCGCCGCCTGATGTACGTGGCCTGCACCCGCGCCCGCCAGAATCTGGAACTCTACGCCCCGGCGGCCATTTACAGCCGGGCCGAGCGCGGCAGTCTGCACGTCAACCAGAGCCCCTTTGTGCGTGAGCTGGCCCCCGGCCTGACCGAGGAATGGGTAGAAGGCTTCGGCGGCGTGCTTTCCCGGCGCGGCGGCTTTTCCGGCAACGGCGCGACGCACGGGAGCCGCCTGCTGCCCCCGGCACGCACCGCGGTTCCGGCCCCCGTCCCGGCTGCCGCCCGCGCGGAGGGGGAAGGCGCGGCCTTTGACGACTGCCAGTTGTGGCCGGAAAGCGACGCCCCGGCACCCGACGCTCCGATCCCCCCCCGTTTCGCTGCGCAGCGCCCGGAGCCGACGCCCGCCGGAAAAAGCGGCGCGGACGCGGACCGGCTCTGCCACTGCCGGCACCGCATTTTCGGACGGGGCAAGATCATCAAGCATCTGCCGCCGGACAAGGTGCAGGTGAATTTTCCCGGCTTCGGCCTCAAAGTCATTCTGACCGAATATCTGCTTATGGAGAACTGA